The Aedes aegypti strain LVP_AGWG chromosome 3, AaegL5.0 Primary Assembly, whole genome shotgun sequence genome contains a region encoding:
- the LOC5564773 gene encoding histone deacetylase 8 isoform X2, giving the protein MANLRERVRGESAVVDELVRSYDLLQFCKVISPKRGTLEDLLSFHSSDYVECLKRYNNEDDIEEVTDELQEFGLAYDCPMIEKVYDFVSSVVGSTLSAVDAILEGASIAINWHGGWHHAQRDKAAGFCYVNDIVIGIHKLRTKFQKVLYLDLDVHHGDGVEDAFSFSKYVMTVSFHQHEPGYFPGTGSASNIGFGAGKGYTVNAPYSRDITGQMFVPYFQSVATAVYDAFEPDVCIVQCGGDVMVGDPLGGTNLIPEDCMKCVELVLSWNIPIVFLGGGGYNVINTAKYWTQLTALILGQSFSNDIPENPFFPDFRPDFTLDIYRNNIRDRNTTNGLLKNALFIKENLELYVASTK; this is encoded by the exons tCCGCAGTCGTTGATGAGCTGGTCAGATCCTATGATTTACTGCAATTTTGCAAAGTTATAAGTCCCAAGAGGGGTACTTTAGAGGATTTGCTGTCCTTTCATAGCTCAGATTATGTCGAGTGTCTCAAGCGTTATAATAATGAAGACGACATCGAAGAGGTAACGGATGAGCTACAGGAATTTGGATTAG CTTACGACTGTCCAATGATAGAAAAAGTGTATGATTTTGTTTCATCCGTAGTCGGTAGTACATTGTCAGCAGTCGACGCCATCCTGGAAGGTGCTTCTATAGCTATCAACTGGCATGGCGGTTGGCATCACGCTCAAAG GGACAAGGCCGCTGGGTTTTGCTATGTAAACGACATTGTGATTGGAATCCACAAGCTACGAACTAAGTTTCAAAAAGTTCTTTACTTGGACCTGGACGTTCATCATG GAGACGGAGTGGAAGACGCCTTCAGCTTCAGCAAATACGTCATGACTGTATCGTTCCACCAGCATGAACCAGGATATTTCCCAGGAACTGGATCAGCATCGAATATAGGATTTGGAGCGGGGAAAGGTTACACCGTTAATGCACCTTACTCGAGGGACATCACTGGCCAGATGTTTGTGCCATATTTCCAAAGTGTCGCCACGGCAGTTTACGATGCATTTGAACCGGACGTCTGCATCGTTCAATGCGGTGGGGACGTTATGGTGGGAGACCCTTTAGGTGGAACGAATTTGATTCCAGAGGATTGTATGAAGTGTGTCGAGTTGGTGTTGAGCTGGAATATTCCAATTGTATTCCTGGGAGGAG GTGGATACAACGTCATCaatacagcaaaatattggaccCAGCTAACTGCCCTTATCCTTGGACAGTCATTTTCCAACGACATTCCGGAAAATCCTTTCTTCCCGGATTTTCGCCCTGATTTCACATTGGATATTTACCGAAACAACATAAGAGATAGAAACACAACAAATGGTTTATTAAAAAATGCGCTGTTTATTAAAG AAAACTTGGAACTTTATGTGGCGAGCACGAAATGA
- the LOC5564773 gene encoding histone deacetylase 8 isoform X1 — protein MKEVIYITDKILQKEMLKLGAIGNRSAVVDELVRSYDLLQFCKVISPKRGTLEDLLSFHSSDYVECLKRYNNEDDIEEVTDELQEFGLAYDCPMIEKVYDFVSSVVGSTLSAVDAILEGASIAINWHGGWHHAQRDKAAGFCYVNDIVIGIHKLRTKFQKVLYLDLDVHHGDGVEDAFSFSKYVMTVSFHQHEPGYFPGTGSASNIGFGAGKGYTVNAPYSRDITGQMFVPYFQSVATAVYDAFEPDVCIVQCGGDVMVGDPLGGTNLIPEDCMKCVELVLSWNIPIVFLGGGGYNVINTAKYWTQLTALILGQSFSNDIPENPFFPDFRPDFTLDIYRNNIRDRNTTNGLLKNALFIKENLELYVASTK, from the exons ATGAAAGAGGTAATTTACAttactgataaaattttacaaaaagaaATGTTGAAATTGGGCGCCATTGGAAATCGT tCCGCAGTCGTTGATGAGCTGGTCAGATCCTATGATTTACTGCAATTTTGCAAAGTTATAAGTCCCAAGAGGGGTACTTTAGAGGATTTGCTGTCCTTTCATAGCTCAGATTATGTCGAGTGTCTCAAGCGTTATAATAATGAAGACGACATCGAAGAGGTAACGGATGAGCTACAGGAATTTGGATTAG CTTACGACTGTCCAATGATAGAAAAAGTGTATGATTTTGTTTCATCCGTAGTCGGTAGTACATTGTCAGCAGTCGACGCCATCCTGGAAGGTGCTTCTATAGCTATCAACTGGCATGGCGGTTGGCATCACGCTCAAAG GGACAAGGCCGCTGGGTTTTGCTATGTAAACGACATTGTGATTGGAATCCACAAGCTACGAACTAAGTTTCAAAAAGTTCTTTACTTGGACCTGGACGTTCATCATG GAGACGGAGTGGAAGACGCCTTCAGCTTCAGCAAATACGTCATGACTGTATCGTTCCACCAGCATGAACCAGGATATTTCCCAGGAACTGGATCAGCATCGAATATAGGATTTGGAGCGGGGAAAGGTTACACCGTTAATGCACCTTACTCGAGGGACATCACTGGCCAGATGTTTGTGCCATATTTCCAAAGTGTCGCCACGGCAGTTTACGATGCATTTGAACCGGACGTCTGCATCGTTCAATGCGGTGGGGACGTTATGGTGGGAGACCCTTTAGGTGGAACGAATTTGATTCCAGAGGATTGTATGAAGTGTGTCGAGTTGGTGTTGAGCTGGAATATTCCAATTGTATTCCTGGGAGGAG GTGGATACAACGTCATCaatacagcaaaatattggaccCAGCTAACTGCCCTTATCCTTGGACAGTCATTTTCCAACGACATTCCGGAAAATCCTTTCTTCCCGGATTTTCGCCCTGATTTCACATTGGATATTTACCGAAACAACATAAGAGATAGAAACACAACAAATGGTTTATTAAAAAATGCGCTGTTTATTAAAG AAAACTTGGAACTTTATGTGGCGAGCACGAAATGA